AGTTTATTGGTCcggtgcagtgcagtgcattctggtagtggcagcccacagccctttttctctgGCCATGTAGCACTAATTTctaaagtatttgtgtctttctactgtaTAGACAGCCTAGTTTACTGAATATGTTGCCTCGAGTTCTATAGAAAGGGTCGTCATGTTGTAATACCACAATTAAGAAAACATCCCAGTGAAAAATCCAAAGGGTGCTGATCGGGTAGAGACGTGTTGGGGAGTAGTAGTCAGAAATAGGGTGATAAGAGAGAAGGTTTTCTTCTGTCTGATAgaacctgtgttttttttagtatATTCCCATCACCAGACCAGGAGTTGAACCCGTCCGTGCTCCCAGCTGCACACAACACCGGTGGTTCGCTGCCTGATCTGACCAACATCCAGTTCCCTCCTCCATTGTCCACTCCACTGGACCCCGAGGACACCGTGGCCTTCCCCTCCCTCAGCGCATCCAACAGCACGGGCAGCCTGACCACCAACCTCACCCACCTGGGCATCAGTGCTGCCAGCCATGGTAATGACGACAGTTTGAGAACATTGTATAATGTCCAATTAACTTGCAGTTAAAATAGGTTTTATTATGATTAACATAATGCATGTTCCTTCAAAACAGCCACCAAGTATAAGATATTAAAGCTAGAAGTGGTTTATGTGACATTGGTACCAGGCTACCTTCCTGATATTTCATTGGGGTGTACGGTATGTGATGGTATTTATGTAAaaaatgtatgcatgtatgaCATTGTCTAGCCCACAGTGCTGTGTGTATGTTGAATATGCAGTTAACCTACTTAGTCTCACTGGGTTTAAATACATATGGCCAGTAGAATAATGAATTAATCTGAAATAAGCAACCATCTTCCGAAGATTTTTGATGGAGGACTTAGTGACACGAACTGACACAAACTGATACAGGTATACCACTACATCAGTGGGATGAGCAGAGATGATGTGGGAATACATGCAGCTTGTCTGGGTTGGCTGGCTCACCTTTATTATCAAGACTCTCCAAAACAGGCGCAgaggcattttctttttttactagtcctgtaacgttatccccaccactcgcAGTCGCCGTCTTTCTCAGCTGCCTGATCCACCAGTAGAGTATGACCTTTGGTGCCAAATGCCAAAGTCTCATGCCGGTGGCTTCAAAaaaatatgtgacaataataccTAATGTGTACTCTGTTTTTTCTGCCAGGGATCCCCACCTCCTCTCAGCCCACCATGACTGTCACAGCACAGCGCCGGCAGCCCCCCGTTGTGCCGCTCACCCTCACCTCGGACCTCCATCTTCAACAGTCCCCACAGCAGCTTTCACCCACCCTCTCCTCACCTGTTAACATCACACAGGTAAGGCTCAGTTGTCTGAAGGTTGTGGTCTTAAGGTTtgcactgtttgtgtttgctgcACTCCACTGTAACATGAACAAACTACATGCTAAAGCAGCCTGACACCAGGAAAGTGAGGAGCTGAAATTACACTCACAACAACCAGTTAATTCAGCACATATCACATTTTGCACGTCTTTCCTCAGGCCTTGCCAACAGAGTCACTGACCCTGGAGCAGCAGCTCTCCCAGTACCCCCTGTTCAACCAGCTGACGGCCCAGGCCCAGGCTCAGCTGCTCAGCGACCtccagaagcagcagcaggctcTGCCACAGGGCATCCAGCTCATCACCTTGCCAACACTGGCTTCCCCTGGTACCACCGCCACTGCCAGCAGCCCCTCCCCAGACAGCCAGAGCCAGACCACCGCCAGCATCAGCATTGGCTCGGTAAGAAACCAGAAAGTCCAGTCACAAAGTGGAAGCAGAGATAACGGTTAATTTGATGACATGACTGGGATCATTCTGCTTATTCTTAAGCTTCTATTCATTTTGCCACCCTATTGTTCTGGAAATTCTTCACCTACACAGAGTACATCCCAGTTGGTTAGTGATCTTCACATCCTTTTTATGCTACTGGGCTTTTTACAAAATAACTCACCTTCTTAGGAGAAACATCTTTACTCTGACTACCACATGctatattcatgtttttgctAAGGAAAGCGTTTTCTCAGCTTTTCTGTGAGTTAGGCTTTTCTGGATGTTGTTAATTGAATTTGCAAGAAATCGgctgataaaatacaaaaatacacttTACCATTAAACTAGAGTAGGACCAGCAGATCTTACTATTCCACAGTCACATTTTCCAGAAGTGAAGACAAACTGGCCAGCCACAGAGTTGTCTCACGGTTTATCTGGTGGCGATTGGTAACATGTCCCACctgtacacacactgtacatgatGAGCTGATGCCCTCTCACATCCCGTCCTTTGAGATTTGTGTGTGACAGGCGTTGACGCTTAGTGCTAGCTAACCCTCTTCCCTCCAACAGTACCGCAATCAGACTGGCTCACCAGCCACTCAGTCTCCAACCTCCCCAGTCTCCAATCAAGGCTTCTCCCCCGGCGGCTCGCCTCAAGTAAGGGCCCACCCACCGAGCTAGCTGCTGTTTTGGGAAGGGCTTTGCGCCTGGGGGAAAGCTAATTGTAGATGAGTTTAGGCTGCTTTTCATCCTCTGTATCAGCAGTTAACCACTCATGGTGTCAACAGCTGCATAACTCATTCCTTCATCACCACTGTCACTGTTCACTGTGTGCATGACAACATGGCGAGAGTTGATAGATGGAAGCCCTGACCTGTTGTTATCAAGTCTTTTTAGTATCCACCACACATGATTCAGATACTTCTCTCACATGGATGAGCAGTAGTGTCATGATATGGGGTCTGAGAttgtttgcctgttttgttTCTTCTTACGAATAGACAAATAGACCAATAATAAAGTCTGTGCTACGCTGAGAGAGAAAATAATATTTCTAAATGGCCTTCAACAGCACTCAAAACTATGAAGTGTACTAGCTGTatactgtttacattttcaACTGTGCTGCAGCACATTTTCTTGACAGATTGGTAATACGCTCCTGCCCATTAACTGCcatattactttgttactgtgAGACTTCATTATCATCAGTCAGACTTAATGGTGACATTAGCCATTTGTCTTTTGTGAGTCTAAAACTCCCTGGCTGCTAGTTGGAGCACAGAGCCAAACTCAGTTACATCTGCAGCtcaatacacacaaacaaaacacatcacTCTCTCCACTGGGGGAAAGTCCTCAGAGCTTTATCCCGACTTCTGTAAAACATGTGGCAGAACGGCAAAGACAGCGTGCATGTGttttattaatacattttatgtgtttagtggggtttttttaaGGTGCAAGGCTGCTTCATGGCAAAAGGCCACATCAAGAAAAGCAATTACTTTGTCAAAAGCAGAAAAGTGGAAAGTTACCAGCGGcagtgttgaaataaaaattgaCATCAGAATATATTTTAGGTTATTAAAGAGGATATTTAGTTACATGTGCTCTACGGAGTTTTCTTATAAACTAACAAAAGTTGTCTTTGCTACTcagaaaaacatgttgtgtaTTTCTGTGCGCTCCGACAAACATGTTGGATACATTTCCCTCCTCATAAAAGATTTACAACGTAGATTTCTAAGTATTTTAATCCCAACATTACTGACCTCCATGTGTAGCCAGCAGTGttctccctcactgtcttctgTTGGTGCCTTGCTGCATATCTTGGCATGTTACTGCCAActgcagataaataaaatattgtgaAACCTTTGGCAGCGAAGTGCATCGCATCAGATCCCTGCATGTTCACCCTGATGCAGGAGGTAAATAAAACAAGGACCAAACTAATAGAGAAACAGGTCTGTAGAGGTCAACGGCTCAGCACAGGGAACCTTTAAAGTGAGAACCAGCTCGCTCCAAGTTTATGGTATGTAAGAAGGAAAACAAAGAAGGGAGAAAGTACATTTTTAAAGGTACAGGTCGAATATAAACCCATCTAAATTCTGGGCTTTCGTGCACTGATCAAGTCACCTCTGGTGAATCAGTCACTAAAAGGTTAATATTATAAATGGTTAGACTGGGACTCCACTACAAAAAAAGCCAATCACACAGTGTTGGTGCTTTTTTCATTGCAATCTTTTTAAGGGAAATTCCAATATGTGTCAGCCTTTACAGTGTTCTCATAGTTTTTGTCAATCGTAACGACCTGGAAAGTGACATTTTACTCTCCACTCCTGCTGTTGAGACACAGGAAACACTGACTCACCGACTGTTTGAGCTTCTTTGATTTtccaaaaaaagtcatcatgAGAGAAATAATCTCAAACACCTTGTATTTGAACTCAAAGTTAACACAGGAGGCAGGTTCATAAATCGTGAAATGCAGAGCAGAGCGGATCCAAACCAGCAGGGATGTGGGTTGGGCTGCAGGTTGACCCACCTACTGTGGATACTCTGTGCAGTTTGGTACAGCAGTTACTCAGAAACATGTATTTGAGAGGATTTCTGTAAGACTGAAGTCCATATTTATCAAATCTCCACTGTAGGAATACCACGGGGAAGAAATTTTCCAATTGATGAATAAACTCAATGACAACAGCAGATTACACTAGACATTTTAGAAGAAAAGATGCATGTCGATGACGCTGAATATCTGTAGGGTGCCTTCTTTGATCTGTAACGTTAGATTTTTTGAGCTTCCTGTTACtatgaacaaaacagaacagtgaCAGGTGTAGCTGCGGCAGCGCCTGCTTTTCTTTTGGGGCTGCAGACACTTTGCGTTTATAATTGTAGCGCCTGTCATCCTGCTAAGTATTAAAAACAGGCTTAGTATTTAacaaattcaagttttttttatttgataaatgtGTGCACTTAGAAGcaaaaatgacataaatgagttttatttctatttaaaaaaGGCAAATCGATGGCGTGGGCAGTGGACAAGTAATCAGTGTCTACTTGGTGTATGCTCCAACACCATGTACCTCAGACTACCGCAGTAAGCCTTCTCCACAGCAGAGGTGGTGTGTTAAGTGTTACTGTGACCGATAAAGGACAAAAATATCAGAATAACACTCGGGTGGACAAATACcagaatttccctttaacaagttaatttgtgtttgtgtcacagtgAACAGAGCTGCCGCGGTCAACACATCACTGTTGTGTGCCTCGTCCACAGGAACGGGACACACAACCACATGTTCATATTTCCATTTCAtgattttggcttttgtttttctcattttaaaactATTAGGTGTGTGTTTAATTCGAATAATATACAAGCcatcactttttaatttttctagTGTTTCATTAGGCTCCTCTTTTTGTCTCTGAACCGCGACAGCCCTGGTCATGAAAACCATTTGCTTTGGTCGCTGCTCAGTACGAcagttgtgtgactttgtgttttgcttgtgttttctgttaCCCCATCGCTGAAATGTCTGTGGGCCCAGATAACTCGCCTCTCTGGCtaattctgtctgtgttttagtTACAGCTGCTTCCTCGACATTTGTTCTGAATTTTGTGGCTTACCTCTCTTCCTCCAGCACATTCCCGTGGTGGGCAGTATATTTGGCGACTCCTTCTATGATCAGCAGTTGGCTTTGAGGCAGACCAATGCGCTCTCTCATCAGGTGACACGGAGCGCACAAACAACAAGCAGAAATGACAGAAGCGTTTCCTTCAGATCGTCTCTGACTATTTTAATTCTGTGCTTTTTAGCTGGAGCAGTTCAACATGATCGAGAACCCCATCAGCTCCACCAGCCTTTACAACCAGTGCTCCACCCTCAACTACACACAGGCGGCCATGATGGGCCTCACCGGGAGCAGCCTACAGGACTCGCAGCAGCTTGGCTACAGTAGCCACGGCAACATCCCCAACATCATCCTAACAGGTAGCATCACCACGAGTCCATCAGATAAACCACGATCACACGGGCTCAttcacacacagctgtctgtAGTTTCCACTGATTTGTTTGAAGCAGTTAAGATGCTTTTACCAGATTACATGTCTTTGCTTTTGCTGGATCAAACACTTTGTTGGGGTTTATACATCTGAGTAATTTCATCCCAGGATGAAATTAGCCTAGACCCTCTTATTCAAGCACAAGCTGCCTGTCATTTTCTGTTGTTGGTTTTATGTTCAAAGACTTGAAGGAATAGTTAGTATTTTTTGATGTGGGGTTGTTTGTAGATGGCAGTCGGcacacctccagtttggagaagcagccgACACGGGAGTaccgacatggaagctaagcaatgtactgctgtggaccggggctgcaacaaaacacattttagctacctaaaaaaatcatcttCAGGTTAAGCGTTtgttatatttataatatttttgtaGTAGtagtcagtgtgggttttctctgggtactccagcttcctcccacagtccaaagacatgcaggttaattggtgactctaaattggccgtaggtgtgaatgtgagtgtgaatggttgtctgtctctatgtgtcagccctgcgataggctggtgacctgtccagggtgtaccccaccagctgggataagctccagcccccgtgaccctcaagaggataagtggtcacaaaaatggatggatagttagtttgtgttattgtgtgtgtggatcCGAACTTTCCCTAAAACATCAAATTTactcaataacacaaactactactactgactaaaatattctaaatatagtatTGAactgatttagatttttttaggaggctaaaatatgttttgctgccccccccttcacagcagtacattgcttagcttctgtgtctgtAGTTTATGAAACAGTCTTAGAGGTTGAAAACATATATCTGGGTTGGTCAGATTAATTTGGAAGAAAAAAGGAGGCAAACAGTAAAAATGCAGCtcaaacttttcattttaaacattaatCACAGCTTACAGATagggggtgtaaatcaccagtttgaTCAGaatacgatattatatcgacAACGATATGATATTTGCCTATAATACACCGTCTACCTGGATACCATCTCGATTTGATGTGATTCAGGCGCCTGTGATCGATATTATGTGCCCGTCTAACACTTcctgttacagaagaagctgccaaccctttctttttgcttttggccataaaagatatAAACAACACATAGATAATAAGTGTAGTAAAGTTTACTTAAGATGACTCCACCAACGCACACAAAAAAGAGTACACGGAGTAAGTTAACCCtcagggctttctgtcagagagacccttctggaagaaatcttttttaatttaacccaAATCATCATCTTTGTCCAAAAACTTccttaaaaacagaaatgagaaTGTGTAATACACgtaagagattaaaaaaattatttaaccACAAGATAATTAACAAATATTAAACTGAAGTATAAACACTAAAGTGtacatgattttaaaataatgaaaatatttatgGATAATATCtaaatgtattttcaaaattACAAATATAACCAGTATATAATGCAAGGACGTAGTTTCAAGTTACAGTTGCAAGATAAAGAAATCCAAAGTACCTTCTTAAATGTAGTTTGAACCTGTGTAAAAATGTCCCCATATTTGCCAAACCCACCTTGTCTTTCTCAAACGTCAGCACccacttttttctctgatgtcaCGTATCTCAGTCACAGGAGAGTCTCCGCCGAGCCTCTCCAAAGAGCTCACCAACTCTCTGGCGGGCGTTGGTGACGTCAGCTTCGACGCAGACTCTCAGTTCCCTCTGGACGAGCTGAAGATCGACCCGCTCACCCTGGACGGACTGCACATGCTCAACGACCCCGACATGGTGCTCGCCGACCCCGCCACCGAGGACACGTTCAGGATGGACAGGCTGTAATGGGAGAAGCTGGCTgagaacaagaagaaaaaaaacacactaactCGTGGATGGAGAGAAACAAAGGGCCGGATGAACCCTCTCCCTCGTTGCATGGCCGTCCAGCTGTCCGACCTTGCCCTCGACTCCGTGAAGCCCTTTGAAACGATGTGCCACCAAAAGACAACAGGGAAAAAGACATCCAGTGGCTTGCCAGGGAATGGCCTCGCTGTCGTTTTGAATGAGATTCGTCGCTCAGCGCTTTCGCTAGCctgctgtgtttacagtgtaCCATTACATGCCACATATATTCCAGAAACGCACATTTGActatgtttggttttttttcttttcatatccactttaatatttgttttgttgataTTTGCTCGTAGCAGGAAGCTGCTAGGACATTGGGCTAAACCGTACC
This sequence is a window from Epinephelus lanceolatus isolate andai-2023 chromosome 6, ASM4190304v1, whole genome shotgun sequence. Protein-coding genes within it:
- the crtc1b gene encoding CREB-regulated transcription coactivator 1b isoform X1; the protein is MASSNNPRKFSEKIALHNQKQAEETAAFEEVMKDLNITRAARLQLQKTQYLQLGQNRGQYYGGSLPNVNQIGNGNIDLPFQNSVLDTSRTTRHHGLVERVYRDRNRITSPHRRPLSVDKHGRQIDSCPYSSVYLSPPPDTSWRRTNSDSALHQSAMNPKPQEVFAGGSQELQPKRVLLLTVPGTENSESNADKDAQKQLWDDKKDDSSKPNTCDVPGINIFPSPDQELNPSVLPAAHNTGGSLPDLTNIQFPPPLSTPLDPEDTVAFPSLSASNSTGSLTTNLTHLGISAASHGIPTSSQPTMTVTAQRRQPPVVPLTLTSDLHLQQSPQQLSPTLSSPVNITQALPTESLTLEQQLSQYPLFNQLTAQAQAQLLSDLQKQQQALPQGIQLITLPTLASPGTTATASSPSPDSQSQTTASISIGSYRNQTGSPATQSPTSPVSNQGFSPGGSPQHIPVVGSIFGDSFYDQQLALRQTNALSHQLEQFNMIENPISSTSLYNQCSTLNYTQAAMMGLTGSSLQDSQQLGYSSHGNIPNIILTVTGESPPSLSKELTNSLAGVGDVSFDADSQFPLDELKIDPLTLDGLHMLNDPDMVLADPATEDTFRMDRL
- the crtc1b gene encoding CREB-regulated transcription coactivator 1b isoform X3, which encodes MASSNNPRKFSEKIALHNQKQAEETAAFEEVMKDLNITRAARLQLQKTQYLQLGQNRGQYYGGSLPNVNQIGNGNIDLPFQNSVLDTSRTTRHHGLVERVYRDRNRITSPHRRPLSVDKHGRQIDSCPYSSVYLSPPPDTSWRRTNSDSALHQSAMNPKPQEVFAGGSQELQPKRVLLLTVPGTENSESNADKDAQKQLWDDKKDDSSKPNTCDVPGINIFPSPDQELNPSVLPAAHNTGGSLPDLTNIQFPPPLSTPLDPEDTVAFPSLSASNSTGSLTTNLTHLGISAASHGIPTSSQPTMTVTAQRRQPPVVPLTLTSDLHLQQSPQQLSPTLSSPVNITQALPTESLTLEQQLSQYPLFNQLTAQAQAQLLSDLQKQQQALPQGIQLITLPTLASPGTTATASSPSPDSQSQTTASISIGSHIPVVGSIFGDSFYDQQLALRQTNALSHQLEQFNMIENPISSTSLYNQCSTLNYTQAAMMGLTGSSLQDSQQLGYSSHGNIPNIILTVTGESPPSLSKELTNSLAGVGDVSFDADSQFPLDELKIDPLTLDGLHMLNDPDMVLADPATEDTFRMDRL
- the crtc1b gene encoding CREB-regulated transcription coactivator 1b isoform X2; its protein translation is MASSNNPRKFSEKIALHNQKQAEETAAFEEVMKDLNITRAARLQLQKTQYLQLGQNRGQYYGGSLPNVNQIGNGNIDLPFQNSVLDTSRTTRHHGLVERVYRDRNRITSPHRRPLSVDKHGRQIDSCPYSSVYLSPPPDTSWRRTNSDSALHQSAMNPKPQEVFAGGSQELQPKRVPGTENSESNADKDAQKQLWDDKKDDSSKPNTCDVPGINIFPSPDQELNPSVLPAAHNTGGSLPDLTNIQFPPPLSTPLDPEDTVAFPSLSASNSTGSLTTNLTHLGISAASHGIPTSSQPTMTVTAQRRQPPVVPLTLTSDLHLQQSPQQLSPTLSSPVNITQALPTESLTLEQQLSQYPLFNQLTAQAQAQLLSDLQKQQQALPQGIQLITLPTLASPGTTATASSPSPDSQSQTTASISIGSYRNQTGSPATQSPTSPVSNQGFSPGGSPQHIPVVGSIFGDSFYDQQLALRQTNALSHQLEQFNMIENPISSTSLYNQCSTLNYTQAAMMGLTGSSLQDSQQLGYSSHGNIPNIILTVTGESPPSLSKELTNSLAGVGDVSFDADSQFPLDELKIDPLTLDGLHMLNDPDMVLADPATEDTFRMDRL
- the crtc1b gene encoding CREB-regulated transcription coactivator 1b isoform X4, translated to MASSNNPRKFSEKIALHNQKQAEETAAFEEVMKDLNITRAARNSVLDTSRTTRHHGLVERVYRDRNRITSPHRRPLSVDKHGRQIDSCPYSSVYLSPPPDTSWRRTNSDSALHQSAMNPKPQEVFAGGSQELQPKRVLLLTVPGTENSESNADKDAQKQLWDDKKDDSSKPNTCDVPGINIFPSPDQELNPSVLPAAHNTGGSLPDLTNIQFPPPLSTPLDPEDTVAFPSLSASNSTGSLTTNLTHLGISAASHGIPTSSQPTMTVTAQRRQPPVVPLTLTSDLHLQQSPQQLSPTLSSPVNITQALPTESLTLEQQLSQYPLFNQLTAQAQAQLLSDLQKQQQALPQGIQLITLPTLASPGTTATASSPSPDSQSQTTASISIGSYRNQTGSPATQSPTSPVSNQGFSPGGSPQHIPVVGSIFGDSFYDQQLALRQTNALSHQLEQFNMIENPISSTSLYNQCSTLNYTQAAMMGLTGSSLQDSQQLGYSSHGNIPNIILTVTGESPPSLSKELTNSLAGVGDVSFDADSQFPLDELKIDPLTLDGLHMLNDPDMVLADPATEDTFRMDRL